Proteins from a genomic interval of Zingiber officinale cultivar Zhangliang chromosome 2A, Zo_v1.1, whole genome shotgun sequence:
- the LOC122040297 gene encoding transcription factor MYB59-like — MRKMKHLFFRVMPVARSQVKAGISRRAVTRWLMQRRASRRAIDGEGVGGDEEGAMDQGGRPAARVLRGLVRRASVGFHSPSLRAAAGLNRTGKSCRMRWLNYLHPSLKRGRMTPQEEGLILELHSRWGNRWSRIARRLPGRTDNEIKNYWRTHMRKKAQEQRKSLSAFAPSASFPTPVSQSGPPPGFTDEGQLSTDTCSCSMDQIWDEIDVSEEIAALAFHE, encoded by the exons ATGAGGAAAATGAAGCATCTTTTTTTCCGCGTAATGCCAGTCGCTAGAAGCCAAGTGAAGGCGGGTATAAGTAGGAGAGCCGTGACGCGGTGGCTGATGCAGCGAAGAGCTAGCCGGCGGGCGATCGATGGCGAAGGAGTCGGAGGAGATGAGGAAGGGGCCATGGACCAAGGAGGAAGACCTGCGGCTCGCGTGCTTCGTGGCCTTGTTCGGCGAGCGTCGGTGGGATTTCATAGCCCGAGTCTCAG AGCTGCTGCAGGTCTCAATCGAACCGGAAAGAGCTGCAGGATGAGATGGCTCAACTACCTCCACCCCAGCCTCAAACGCGGCCGCATGACGCCGCAAGAGGAGGGCCTCATCCTCGAGCTCCATTCTCGCTGGGGCAacag GTGGTCGCGGATCGCACGAAGGCTCCCCGGCCGCACCGACAACGAGATCAAGAACTACTGGAGGACTCACATGAGGAAGAAGGCGCAGGAACAGAGGAAAAGCCTCTCTGCTTTCGCTCCGTCAGCTTCTTTTCCGACGCCGGTCTCGCAGAGTGGACCGCCGCCGGGATTCACAGATGAAGGCCAGCTCAGTACTGACACTTGTAGCTGCTCCATGGATCAGATATGGGATGAAATCGATGTGTCGGAGGAAATCGCTGCACTGGCGTTCCATGAATAA